Part of the Methanobacterium bryantii genome, CATCGGCGGCGGATACCCTGAAATTTTTGCAAGGGAACTTGAGCAGAACAAATCTATGAGAAGGTCTGTCCTTAAATTCCATAAGGATGGGAATCCCATTTATGCTGAATGCGGGGGGCTTATGTACCTTACAAACTCTATAAACGGCAAAAAAATGTGTGAAATTTTCAATTATGATTCTGTAATGACTAAAAAAGTTCAGGGTTTAAGTTATGTGATTTCTGAAGCTAAAAAAGATAATATAATTACAAAAAAAGGCGACATCTTCAGGGGGCATGAGTTCCACTACTCAAAAGTCATGGTAAACGGTAAACCTGACTATGCATTTAAAATACTCAGGGGAAAAGGCATAGAAAATTCACTGGACGGGCTCATGAGTAAAAACACAGTTGCAAGCTATGTACATACACATGTTGCAGCGTGCCCTCAGTTCGCCTCTAACTTTACCAGAAGTGCTGGAGATAACTAAGGTTCGCGAAACTTTTTATAGAATGCAGATAAAGAAACTGTATAATTTAATAAAAATTATCATTTAATTAAACTTAAAAAATTAGCATGGAAAAATTATGAAAGTTAAAAACGTCGATATATTTTCACCATATATCATGGTAGCGGTAATAATTTTATATGTATCACTTGCACTCGTTGCATATCAGTATCACTTAAGAGGTTTAGATTTTGTATCGGGTGAAACGCTGTTTGCAGTATTTTTTGGAACGTTGTTTTTTATTATAGGTGCTCTTACCCCTAAAATTATTGGTAAATTCAATTTAATACCTAAATTGGATATGAATAGTATTTCAAAGGATAAACTTAAGAGTAAACTGCAGAGTTCTAAGCTTAATTATCTTTTATCTGAAAAAGTTGTACTTGCAGTTGTTTTAGTTGCATTATTCCTGGAACTTCTAAATACTTATTTATTAGGAGGTATTCCTCTTTTTAGTGGTTATTTAAAGGCGAAAGCAACTACAGATCTATGGAGAGTTTCATATCTCCTGTTTTTACCTGCAATAAATATATTAATTGCAAAATATCCTAAGAAATGGTATTATTTATTGGCTTTAATAGGATTAGTGCTGTTTGTGGCTACGGGTTACAGGACCACCACAATGGTTATATTAATCAGCCTGTTTATAACTCTTTATTATGTAAAAGGGCTGAAATTTAAACATTTTTTAATATTTGTAGCGATTGCAGCAGTTATCGGGATTGCAGTGGGATATATAGCAGTCAAATCTATTGAATGGCAGCAGTGGACCCTAAATCCTATTCAATTAGTTTTTTATAGGGCAGGATTTACCATGATGGTCTTTGATAAAATCGTTCACATGGCAGGAGCTACACATGGGGCACTGTTTTATAACACATTCACACCAGGCCATCCAAGATATATAGTGGGAGATGTAGTTCTTGGATATCACAAAATGATCACTCCAACTATATTTGGTGCTGCAATGCTTGATTTCGGCTATATTGCCCTTGCCATACAGATGTTTGTGTTAGGATTGGTTTTAAGATTAGTACATTCAGCTCAAAAATTAATGAACGGAACATTTACAGCAATTTATGCTACAATTCTGGCTTCTACTCTGATCTGGACGGAAACAGGACCTACTGATTTCCACGGATGGTTCTTTTACGCACTTGCAAGTATAGCCCTTGTGGTGCTCGCTAAAACTGTATGGGAAATTTCAAAAAAGGGTTCAAAACCTGAAAATATTTAATTATTTTTTTTTATTTCATTAAATTAGTACTATACAAATCTTGTTCTATTTATGCTGTATTACTGCCCACTTAAAGCAAAATTAGAAGGGTAATACTACGTTAAAATAGTTAATATTATATATGATGGAGTTTATTAATTAAAGTAGGGAAAATTATAGGATCGGAGGCGGTTCTTTTAATTTTTTAAAATAAGGCTTGGCAAATAACTTTGGAGTTCATTGTAATTCCAAAGTTTCCCAAAAACCTTTTTGGTTTTTTGGACCCCCAAACACGCAGTGTTTGAGGCCGGTGAATCCCTCAAAAATCAGAGATTTTTTGGGGCATGTAAAAAATTTTCAATTTTTTACGGTTGCAAAACCTTTGGTTTTGCAAACATCAAAAACGAAGCTTTCAAAAAATCCTTGGATTTTTTGATGTTTGCGAAATGAAATTTCGCAACTGTGAAAATCGTAGATTTTCACATGCCTCAAAACCTTCGGTTTTGAGAGTTTTTGATAGCTATCGATTCTCGGCATTCGAAATTTTTATTTCGATGCACCGAGCACTGTCAAAATTTTCAATTTTGACGTTGAAGGAAATCTTCGATTTCCTGAACCGCAAATCGAAGATTTGCAGGCCCCAAAATCATAGATTTTGAGGGCTTCGTGTTCGACGGCCGCAGAAATCCTCAAAAATCGAAATTTCGATTTTTGGGAGCCCTCAAACGCGAAGCATGCAAAAACTCCGTTTTTGCTTGTGCCAAAATCATAGATTTTGAGCAACGTTTGGGGCATCACAATCAAAGATTGTGATAGCCTACAAAAACTGTCAAAAATTCATAAATTTTTGACGCATCGAATCGGAGATTCGAATGCTTTGTTTTTGTGGCCGAGGAAACTATGTTTCCTCCGGTTAGAAAAATGTTGTAAAAATTTTCAATTTTTACACATTGAAAATCGAAGATTTTCAAATGCTTTGCATTTTTCTAAAATTCATAGAATTTCTGCAGGGGTTTTTTATTTTTTTTACAAGATCTATCATATATTGTATATAATCCTTGATTAACTCATAAAAAATTCTAATAATACCTATTTTTGACGGTAAGTCTTTTGTAGCACCGAAAAGTATGAATATGTATTGTATTCTACTAATAAACAGGGGGCGAGATATTATCTCCAGTATTTTACTTCCAGATTTTTAGAAGTTTCGTCCCCCTATCCCCTTTTGTTTAAGTTAAAAAGTTTTTAGCTGCAGCTAAAATAAATTTTAGATCAACCTAAAATAGTTTAGTTTATTTATTTTTAAATTAATTAGCATATCCATGCCCACATTTGCTTAAGTGCCTCATCACCATCTTCATAAGTTATAACCGTCCTGTTGTCTTGCTGTGATCTCTATTTGCCGTTTTTCGAATCTGGTTTTAAATTCATCTATCAAAAGAAGAACATCAAATAAGAAGGGGACACACTAATTTAATTTTAATTGCATGTGATTACTTAAAAACATAGAAATAATTTATTTGCTTTAGATAAATCAAGCTTTCCATTTTATCGTGCACAGGGTAAAAAAATTATTTTTAATAAGAATTTATATTTTTAATGGTTTCTTCTAATTGATTATCGTCAAAAGGCTTTTTTAAATATGCATATGGTTCTGTCTGTTGTATATTTTTATGTGTTCTTAGATCATGACTGGCAGTAATGTAGATTATTGGGATTGTATAATTCTTTCTAATTTCTATTGCAGTATCAACACCATCTAACTCTCCGTTTAAATATATGTCCATAATAACAAGATCAATTTTGTTGTTCTTTACTTTTTTTAATGCAATTTCACCTGAACATGCAGTATTAACAGTATAACCCATTAATTTAAGCTTTTGTTCTAGATCCAATGATATTATTTTTTCATCTTCAACAATGAGAACGTTAATTAACACATAAATTCCTTCGTTCACTTTAATATGGTTGATAATAAAGTTTTATGAGTGACAATTAAGTGGATATATGCTTTAAGAAAATAAAACCATTTATAACTTAAAAAAAATATTAATAGTGATCATTACTTCTTATTTATTTATATTATTTAAATTTTTAGGATATTATTTATAGCTTTTTGCAGTTTATTATCATCAAAAGGCTTTACTAAATATTCATAATGATCAGTTTTCTTAATCTTTTTAAGCGTTTTTGAATCAGAATTAGCGGAATTGTAAATAATAGGGATATTAAAATCTTTTTCTATTAAAATAGCAGTTTCAATACCATTTAATTGTCCTTTTAAATGTATATCCATAAGAATTAAATCAATTTTACTGTTTTTTACAGCTTTTAATGCTTCTTCGCCTGAAGCTACTATACCACTTACATTATGCCCCAATGAATTTAATCTTTGTTCGAGATCTAAGGCTACAATGCCTTCGTCTTCTACGATAAGAATATTTATGGTCATATATTTTCTCCTTTTGTATCATTCATCCTGTTTTTTATCGCCGAACAAATCTTTTATTCTCCTTTATTGCTCTTTAATGCCTTTATTTGTAATATAAAGATCAAATATGATCTTAATTTCATTATATCATCATTTCCATTACCAGTTTAATGCCTCCGTTTCTTAAACAGAGATCAAAAATGATCCCAATAAACTCCATATTTCCATTTTATCCTATTTTAATGTTTCTACGCTTTATTTTACAGAATAAGTACATAATACTAATTTAAACATTAACAATATCACTACAATAATGAAAAATAAACTAAATTAACTCAAAATTTGTTACTTTACATTAAAATTTATATAAATTTATTATTAATTGATTATATTATAATTAAAATTAATTTAATTCTAATTGACCAATTAAAATACAATATATTAGAAATAATATTATTATTTTAAGATACAAGGTTAAACATTAAAAATATAATAATTTAGCTGTGTTGCAAATAAAAATAAATGAAAATTTAATGCAAAAAAAATCTGTTAAAATTTATAGAATTTAGAAAAATGTTTATATGGTCGGTCAATCCATGAATTTCAATGTTGGAGAAACCGTAGGCTTCGGAAATCGAAGCCTTCAAAAACTTTCGGTTTTTAAATGTTTTATTTTCACATGCACCAAATACTTGGGGAGTATTTGCGAACCGTAAATCACAGGTTTGCAGGCAACAAATTAAAATGGTTATATTTTTAGATTTTGTAACCATAAACACGAATAAAGAAAGTCAAAATTGTAAATTTTGAAGTTAAATATGATGGGGGTATAAAACTAAAGTTTTATATGGTTAACCATACATAATATGCAGTGTGACATATGTAAACAAAACTGTAGGTACAAAGGTAACCTCGAACGAATATGAAAAAATAACTCAGTTGGTAGAGGCTGGAATATACCTGAGCAACTCTGATTTTGCAAGAGAAGCTATACGAGATAAATTACGGTCAATAGAGATAATTAAAATACCTGAAGATGTTGATTATGAAACTGCCAAAAAGGAAGTTTTAGGATACTATGAAAAATATCAACAAGCTTACGAAGATGAAGTGGCGGATGATTTAGAATTAGATCTAAAACTTGTAATGCAAATAACAGAAGAACTTGCAAAAGAAGGTCGTTTAGGAGAAGTATAAATGTCTGAAATTTACACCGATAGAGGAGCTACTTTAAAAGGAGATAGAATAGTTTGTGAAGCTAGAAGAACCTCTCAACCGAAAGTTATTATAAAATCAGGTAGACATAAGGCACAAAAAGTTGTTTTAAGAGATAATGCAGAATGTATTATAGTAAAAGAATGGAAAATTTTGAAAAAATAAAAGTGCCCTTGAAAACCTGCAATTGGGGGATGTTTACAAAACCGATGGTTTTGTGGCCGTAGGAGATTATAATTTCACCGGTCCTGAACATAGAATGTTTGAGGGCTGCAAACACCTTGTGTTTGTATGTTTCGAATTTTTAAAGGGATTGAAATTCGTAAAACGTCGTTTAACTGATCTATTATTCATTAGTTACAATCAAATTATAAGATTGTGGATAATACTCAAATTAAATAAATCTATTTTTTAATTATAAGTTATAACTTATACCTGTTTTAATCACATGGAACTCTATGTGCTGCTGTGAAAATAATAAAGACTTTATTTTCTATTAACAATTTTTATGTGGGGCGTATAGAGTGACCACCTTCAAGCACCTCGGTTGACTCTTACTCTCCGTATAACTTATTTTAAGGATCTAGTTACTAGGTCCTGATTTAGCTAAAGACAGTGTACATGCTAATTATTACATAATATTAGTCAAGATACTTTTAATACAAATATTTTATAATATAAATTTCTTTTTGATTTATGGAGCAATATTGTCCTTTTAGAACAAATTTAAGCTGTTTAAAGGGGGCTAAAATAGTTAATATTATATACTATGAAATTTATTATTAAAAATTAGAAGTTAATAATATCTGATTTCAATCCTAAAATAGTCTGATTTTATTTAAAATGGTATTAATTGTAGTTTTTGTAACGTTTCAATACTGGCATGATTTTTAAATTACTAAACGTGTTTAATTGAATTAATCTTTTCCTGTCCGTATTTGTTTAAGTGCCTCTTCGGCGTCATCATAAGTTACAACAGCCCTGCCGTCTTTTACTGCAATTTCTTTTGCTTTTTCACCGAGTTTTTCAAATCTGCATTTAAATTCGTCTATTAAAAAAAGGACATCAAGGGATGTAGTTTGAGGAGTTTCAATTTTATCTGACTTTGAAACAGTTTTTTTTGTCTTAATCACTTTATTTATCAGCATGGATACTAATTCGCTTTCATTACTTGTCATTTTGTGTTTTAAATTACTATCTGTAATTTTTTTAATCCTGTTTGCACTCTTGCCCATTATTTCAGCTCCCCCCTAATTTTGTTATGTTGTCATTTAGCAAGTTTAATATATATAAATTTCGCAATTTATTAAAATAACAATATATATACATATCAAATTAAAAATGTATAAGTATGCTTATTTGTTAAAATAGCTTCATGGCAAAAGATGAAGAGTTTATGGAAAAGTGGAAAAACACTTCTAAAGAAAATAAGGAATATATAAGGGCCACTATTCTTGAAGAAGCTGCAGAATTCCTTAACAGAAGAGCGTTTGAAGATTTTGGGATGCAACAGGGTTCTGTCAGCATGGAGCTTTCTAAACTGATTTTAATCGCGCGTGACTGTCTAGAAAAACAGGAAAAGAAGTGAATTACTTTAAATTTACTTTATAAAATAAATAGCTGATTTTAACTTTGATGATACTTAAAATATTTACTTAAAAATAGTTTTTAATTAAAAGTTTGTTTCGCTTAGGCCACGCTATCACGTCCTAAGTCACAAACTTACCCGATTAAACAAAAATTCGGAGTTAGACAAATATTTGTGTGTAGTTTTATCTATATAAAATTTTTTAAGTTTAAAATAAAATGAGTTTTATACATCATTAAACAGATTTACAACTTTATTTTTTATATTTTAAGCCCTAATAGGTTAAGCTGACGTATAATTCAAATTAAATAATAGCAAGCTGGCCTGCACTTGTTATTTCTAATTTATCTGCTGAAATAAAGCCCATTTCCCTTAATTCTCTTATATGGTTGTAGATCATCCCCCTGCTTATTCCAACCTTTACAGAAAGATTTTTAACTGAAGTTTCTCCTTTTTCAAGCTCTTCTAGAATCATCCGTTTGGTTGCAGAAATTCCAAAGTTAAGAATGGGGAGATCCACTACTTCTCGGTCTTCTTCTGTCACGTATACAATCCGTTCAACATCGTTATGTCTTGCGTAACAGCCAAATAGTGCACCTAAAGCCTGCGGCTTCCTGCCGCCGCTGATATTAACTATAATTTTTCTTCCATGTGCGCATTCTTCGTCTATAATTTCAGCGGTATCATGTGCTATTTTCACGACATTGTAAAGGCTTGTTGGCTTACTCTCTATGTCTATTACTTTTCCAATTGTTTCTTGGAGAATTCGTTCAGCTTCAAGTTTTTCGGGAGGAGCGTCGTCTTCACTTAAAAGGATAATTCTTTTAGGGGAGAATTGGGTGATGCAGAACATTACAGGTTCTAATTTGTAAATTGTTGAGATTAAAGTATATTCCATTACACACACCGTTTTAGAAATATAATATGTTAACTCTATATTTGTACTCTATTTATATTTCTTTTCAATCAACCTTTTTAGAAAAAAGGATGATCAAAAACATTCCTTTATGAGTTATAATCCTAAATGGGCGGATTTAAACTAATTCCTTGATTTAGATTATATATACTAAATCTATATCTGTACTCTATTTATATTTCTTTTTAATTAATTTCATGGCGTCTTGTTATTTTTCTATTTAATGGATGTACATTTGGCTTAGTTGTAAATGTAAAATGTTTATTTTACAGGTATTTTATCATTAGTTATAGCTTGTCATATATATGTCAATGAAAAACATGTACATTTATATACTATCATTTACAATATTTTCAAGTGAAATTTATTAAAACAAGGGAATTGATATGCAATATTTCATGTGATAAAAGAATTAAAGTGAGTATTACATGATATAATGCTGCCCTTGCGTTATATTTTCAATTTCCAATTACAACAGAATAAGAAACTTTATATATTAATGTAATAAAGTAGGATGTGAAGGGGAATGAGATTAAAAATAAGTTTAGCATCATCAAGCGGTAATTATTTAATTCCTTATAATTACAACCATATTCTTTCTGCTATTATTTATCGTAAGATAGCTGACCTAGATTTGGCCAGCAAACTCCATTTTTCAAAGGATTTCAAATTTTTTACTTTTTCACAGATCTACGTTCCGGAGTTTAAGCTCACAAAACGAGGGGTTATTTCCAGGGATGGAAAACTTGAATTTTATATTTCTTCGCCCAACGATGAGCTGATAAAGAGCCTTGTTGAAGGCCACCTTGAAAACACTGAAGTTGATTTTAAAGGGGATAAACTGTTAGTTGAACAGATTGAGCTTCTAAAAAGGCCAGTATTTAAAGAAAGCATGAAAATGAGAACTATGTCTCCAGTTATGGCCAGGATAAAGCGAGAAGTTGATGGAAAGCTTAAAATATGGGATTTAGGGCCTGGAGACGAGAGATTTTATGAAAGCGTCCAGAAAAACCTTGTAAATAAGTACGTTAAGTTTTACGGTGACTTTGACGGTGATAGATGGTTGAGGCTTAGGCCTGACATGAAATCTGCCAAGAGGCGCAGGATTGATATTAAGGGGAATTTTCACAGGGGATATATGATGAATTTTGAGATTGAAGCTGACCAGAGGCTTTTGGAATTTGTTTATGACTGTGGGCTTGGAGAGAAGAACAGTATGGGATTTGGAATGGTTGAATGTGTTAATTAATAGTTTAAACATTTGGTGAAACTATGGAAATTAAAATACCTCTTTATAATGATATCTGGATGGATAATGCTGTTGAAAATTTATATGCTTTATTGAAAGATTTTGATGATGAAATTGGCATGGATATTAACAAAGAAACATTAATGATAAATTATGAAAGTAAAGGGGAATTAAATGATCTATTAGTTAATTTAGTTGAATCTAACCTTTTTAACTTAATTGTAATCGAAAAAGATAGAAAAACGGGTGAAAAAAAGGAAGTAAAAAAAGATTTTATTCTTATTCAGGAAGGCAAAAAGATTGATGGAAAAGTTGCATTTAAAGAAAATATTTATAAAGAACCTAAGAAAGCAACATCTGAAATTCTCGATTTAATTGAAAAGGACGGTAAAAAAACTTGTGTTATGTGTGGAAAAACATTTTCTAAGCCATATAAAAAATTACAACAAGCAACTTATCCTTTTGTAACAAAAATAAAGAGTTTAGGAGGAGTTAGAACATATAAAGATGGCGAATTCCATGCTTTTAGAGAATATCATGATAATTTTTGTCCAAAATGTTATTTAATAGGTATACTTGAATGGTTAGATACTAGAATAATTTATAGAACGTTTATAAAAGAAAAAAAATCAGTTATATTTTTGCCATATTTTGATAATCTTAAAGATTTAATTGAATTTAAAGGCGAATATGCGCCCCTTTTAAATAAATCGGAGAGATATTCAAATATAAGAGTGAATATTAATGAAAATAAAACAGAAAGAACTCCTGAAAAGTTTAGTACACTTCTTTGTTTTTATGAAAAGTTTTTAATGGATATTGAGTCTGAAAATGTTGTTGGAAAAGATTGGGCTATTATGGAGATTCCATTAGGCTCTGTGAAGAATATAAAGTTAAGAATACTAAATTTAACAGATTCTACACTTTCTGTAATAAAAGAAATGTCCGAAGAAGATATTAGAATATATGGTGAGTTAATAAATCAAATCCAATTTTACTTGAATAATCCTAAAGGTTCTTCTGTAGATTTTGAAACAACTAACAAAATTAGGGAAAAATTATCAAAATCGATATTAGTAGATGATTTTAGAAATTTTGCAAAGACATTGGTACCACGAAAAGGAGGCAATGTTGGATTTTTAAAAGAAAATCATGCTGAATCAAGACAAAATCTTGAAACTTTAATATATGTCTGGAGGTTGAAAAAAATGGGAATATCTAAAGAGAATTTAGGCTCAATTAAAAGCGTAGGGAACATAATAGCGAAAGTTTCCAAGAATAATTTAAGTCTTTTGTATAAACTAGATAAAACTAGGAATATTGGGGAGTTTTGGGGGGTTTTAAGAGAAATATCAAGAAAACTCATTGGACTTGACTTAAAAAAAGCTAAAGTTCGACCAATGGCTTTAGATGAACTTATACATATTTTAAAAGATAATGAAAAGCAATGGGAAGAAATCAGAGATTTATTGGTGGTTTATTCATCAATGTATTATGCAATAGGCTCAAGAGGGGGAGAAAAAGAATGAGTGAATTAAAAGGAATAAATGTAGTATGGTTGTCTGAGACAGATCTAACAAATTTAAACGCAGGAGAAGGGGAAAGCAACTATATCGATGTTAAAAAGTACAAAAAAAATGGAATAGAGTATCCTTACGTAAGTGGCCAAGCAATGAGATTTTATCTTAGAGAAGCCATTAGACGGAATTTAAATAATGATGAGTACATGTGTATCCCTGATGATAAAGGAGAAACTTGCGGGGATATTTCTAAATGCATTAATTGTGATTTATTTGGTTTCATGACTACTATAAAAGGAAAAGGAGCTATAACGAGAGTTTCTCCTGTTAAAGTATCTCCTGCTATTGGTCTTTTTTCATTTGATGAAAATTCTAATGTAGACTTTTTAACAAGGAGGCATAGAGTAACAGAAGGAACAAAAATGGAAGGAGACATTGTAAATGTTGAAATGGGAACAAATATATACAAAAGTGGAATCTCAATTGATCTTTTAAGAGTTGGAGCAGAGGAGAAAATAGATGAAGAAAACAGAACTGCAGACATAGAAGACAAAATCGATGAAAATGAAAAGATATCCCGAATTAAAAAAATAATTGAAGGAATAGGATTTATATCTGATTATTCTAAACAAGCAAGGCTTTTAACAGATTTTACACCAGATTTAGTTGTCATATCATTACAAAATATATATTCTCACAGACTACAAAAATTATTTGAACTTAATGAAGAAGGAGAGTTAAATAAAGAGAGATTTAAAGAAATTTTAGAAGAAGTTTCAAAATACAGTGATAAATTGTTCTTTGGAATGATTTCAGGAATATTAAAAAACGAAGATGCTGAATTTGTGAAAAACACTCTCCAAGAAAAAAATATGGAAATTAAAACTCCAAAAGATGCTATTGATGATGCAGTGGC contains:
- the csa3 gene encoding CRISPR-associated CARF protein Csa3, with the translated sequence MEYTLISTIYKLEPVMFCITQFSPKRIILLSEDDAPPEKLEAERILQETIGKVIDIESKPTSLYNVVKIAHDTAEIIDEECAHGRKIIVNISGGRKPQALGALFGCYARHNDVERIVYVTEEDREVVDLPILNFGISATKRMILEELEKGETSVKNLSVKVGISRGMIYNHIRELREMGFISADKLEITSAGQLAII
- the cas7i gene encoding type I-B CRISPR-associated protein Cas7/Cst2/DevR; amino-acid sequence: MSELKGINVVWLSETDLTNLNAGEGESNYIDVKKYKKNGIEYPYVSGQAMRFYLREAIRRNLNNDEYMCIPDDKGETCGDISKCINCDLFGFMTTIKGKGAITRVSPVKVSPAIGLFSFDENSNVDFLTRRHRVTEGTKMEGDIVNVEMGTNIYKSGISIDLLRVGAEEKIDEENRTADIEDKIDENEKISRIKKIIEGIGFISDYSKQARLLTDFTPDLVVISLQNIYSHRLQKLFELNEEGELNKERFKEILEEVSKYSDKLFFGMISGILKNEDAEFVKNTLQEKNMEIKTPKDAIDDAVAYLSTQ
- a CDS encoding response regulator, with product MNEGIYVLINVLIVEDEKIISLDLEQKLKLMGYTVNTACSGEIALKKVKNNKIDLVIMDIYLNGELDGVDTAIEIRKNYTIPIIYITASHDLRTHKNIQQTEPYAYLKKPFDDNQLEETIKNINSY
- a CDS encoding response regulator gives rise to the protein MTINILIVEDEGIVALDLEQRLNSLGHNVSGIVASGEEALKAVKNSKIDLILMDIHLKGQLNGIETAILIEKDFNIPIIYNSANSDSKTLKKIKKTDHYEYLVKPFDDNKLQKAINNILKI
- a CDS encoding ribbon-helix-helix domain-containing protein, which codes for MTYVNKTVGTKVTSNEYEKITQLVEAGIYLSNSDFAREAIRDKLRSIEIIKIPEDVDYETAKKEVLGYYEKYQQAYEDEVADDLELDLKLVMQITEELAKEGRLGEV
- the cas6 gene encoding CRISPR-associated endoribonuclease Cas6, coding for MRLKISLASSSGNYLIPYNYNHILSAIIYRKIADLDLASKLHFSKDFKFFTFSQIYVPEFKLTKRGVISRDGKLEFYISSPNDELIKSLVEGHLENTEVDFKGDKLLVEQIELLKRPVFKESMKMRTMSPVMARIKREVDGKLKIWDLGPGDERFYESVQKNLVNKYVKFYGDFDGDRWLRLRPDMKSAKRRRIDIKGNFHRGYMMNFEIEADQRLLEFVYDCGLGEKNSMGFGMVECVN
- a CDS encoding oligosaccharide repeat unit polymerase family protein codes for the protein MKVKNVDIFSPYIMVAVIILYVSLALVAYQYHLRGLDFVSGETLFAVFFGTLFFIIGALTPKIIGKFNLIPKLDMNSISKDKLKSKLQSSKLNYLLSEKVVLAVVLVALFLELLNTYLLGGIPLFSGYLKAKATTDLWRVSYLLFLPAINILIAKYPKKWYYLLALIGLVLFVATGYRTTTMVILISLFITLYYVKGLKFKHFLIFVAIAAVIGIAVGYIAVKSIEWQQWTLNPIQLVFYRAGFTMMVFDKIVHMAGATHGALFYNTFTPGHPRYIVGDVVLGYHKMITPTIFGAAMLDFGYIALAIQMFVLGLVLRLVHSAQKLMNGTFTAIYATILASTLIWTETGPTDFHGWFFYALASIALVVLAKTVWEISKKGSKPENI